The Osmerus eperlanus chromosome 15, fOsmEpe2.1, whole genome shotgun sequence genome includes a window with the following:
- the insig1 gene encoding insulin-induced gene 1 protein isoform X2: MPRLEDHCWSCSCASRLESTKNLSGANWVASKAEEMMSIITSVLSNAYGSLHNVRTTNLIRRGLVLFTVGVFLALVLNLLQVQRNVTLFPEEVMTTLFSSAWWIPPCCGTAAAVVGLLYPCIDSHLGEPHKFKREWASVMRCIAVFVGINHASAKLDFANNVQLSLTLAALSLGLWWTFDRSRSGFGLGITTAFLATVITQLLVYNGVYQYTSPDFLYVRSWLPCIFFSGGVTVGNIGRQLAMGGGEKSHMD, translated from the exons ATGCCAAGACTCGAAGACCACTGTTGGAGCTGCTCCTGTGCATCAAGGCTAGAATCTACCAAGAATTTATCAGGAGCAAACTGGGTCGCATCAAAGGCCGAAGAAATGATGTCCATAATAACGTCAGTACTCAGCAATGCCTACGGGTCTCTACATAACGTCAGAACAACAAACTTGATTCGGCGGGGTCTCGTCCTTTTCACCGTTGGAGTATTTCTTGCATTGGTGTTGAACTTGCTGCAAGTACAAAGAAATGTCACGTTGTTTCCTGAAGAGGTGATGACAACTTTGTTCTCATCTGCCTGGTGGATCCCCCCTTGCTGTGGCACAGCGGCTG CTGTTGTTGGCCTGTTGTATCCCTGCATAGACAGCCATCTTGGAGAGCCTCACAAGTTCAAAAGGGAGTGGGCCAGCGTCATGAGGTGCATCGCAGTGTTTGTCGGCATCAACCACGCCAGTGCT AAACTTGACTTTGCCAATAACGTGCAGCTGTCTCTCACCCTTGCGGCCCTGTCCCTGGGCCTGTGGTGGACGTTTGACCGCTCGAGGAGCGGCTTTGGCCTGGGCATCACCACTGCCTTCCTGGCCACTGTCATCACCCAGCTGCTGGTCTACAATGGTGTTTATCA GTACACATCCCCAGATTTCCTGTATGTACGGTCCTGGCTCCCATGCATATTCTTCTCTGGGGGAGTGACTGTTGGTAACATTGGACGGCAGCTAGCAATG GGCGGTGGTGAGAAGTCCCACATGGACTGA
- the insig1 gene encoding insulin-induced gene 1 protein isoform X1 yields the protein MPRLEDHCWSCSCASRLESTKNLSGANWVASKAEEMMSIITSVLSNAYGSLHNVRTTNLIRRGLVLFTVGVFLALVLNLLQVQRNVTLFPEEVMTTLFSSAWWIPPCCGTAAAVVGLLYPCIDSHLGEPHKFKREWASVMRCIAVFVGINHASAKLDFANNVQLSLTLAALSLGLWWTFDRSRSGFGLGITTAFLATVITQLLVYNGVYQYTSPDFLYVRSWLPCIFFSGGVTVGNIGRQLAMVRPETMIHSEHASISFKVPV from the exons ATGCCAAGACTCGAAGACCACTGTTGGAGCTGCTCCTGTGCATCAAGGCTAGAATCTACCAAGAATTTATCAGGAGCAAACTGGGTCGCATCAAAGGCCGAAGAAATGATGTCCATAATAACGTCAGTACTCAGCAATGCCTACGGGTCTCTACATAACGTCAGAACAACAAACTTGATTCGGCGGGGTCTCGTCCTTTTCACCGTTGGAGTATTTCTTGCATTGGTGTTGAACTTGCTGCAAGTACAAAGAAATGTCACGTTGTTTCCTGAAGAGGTGATGACAACTTTGTTCTCATCTGCCTGGTGGATCCCCCCTTGCTGTGGCACAGCGGCTG CTGTTGTTGGCCTGTTGTATCCCTGCATAGACAGCCATCTTGGAGAGCCTCACAAGTTCAAAAGGGAGTGGGCCAGCGTCATGAGGTGCATCGCAGTGTTTGTCGGCATCAACCACGCCAGTGCT AAACTTGACTTTGCCAATAACGTGCAGCTGTCTCTCACCCTTGCGGCCCTGTCCCTGGGCCTGTGGTGGACGTTTGACCGCTCGAGGAGCGGCTTTGGCCTGGGCATCACCACTGCCTTCCTGGCCACTGTCATCACCCAGCTGCTGGTCTACAATGGTGTTTATCA GTACACATCCCCAGATTTCCTGTATGTACGGTCCTGGCTCCCATGCATATTCTTCTCTGGGGGAGTGACTGTTGGTAACATTGGACGGCAGCTAGCAATGGTAAGACCTGAAACCATGA TCCATTCAGAACACGCCTCAATCTCTTTTAAAGTTCCTGTCTGA